TTCTAACGAAAACGAACAGTCAAAATTTGGTGAAAATCCGTAATAATGTGAAAAAAAAGAAGCAATAAACATAAGATAATACAGTTGATTGCAGGCTCAACTTTATGGGGATTCCAAATCTTTAGGGAGCATTCCCAACTATCTATTTGAGCTACAACAGCTAATGTTTTTTGTTCTAAGTTTACATGGAAAAAGCTGCAGCGAGTTAATAAAACTCATcctcagaaagagagagagagaaaagaaggaaaaaacatGGATTTTGGTCATCAATCCCTTCAGAAACACAGTGCTTGAAGAAACTACAGTGTAGATCTAGAGAAAGAGGAGaacgagagaaggagagagagaaaaagggagAAGTCTGACCTTCACAGTTCTTCCCAGCAATGGAAGGGGTCTTTAGTATGAGTAACCCCATCTACGAAACCCTAATTTCTATCTTCACCAGGCAGAGCTGCACACATGTCAACAGGCAAAGAAAAGGGCAGAAATATAGCCAGTACATGCATTTCTGAGAACATGATGATAATAAAGGAGAATCATCGCAGGATGATATGATCCTAAACATACAGATAATTTCCTTCCAACCCTATTTTGAGCTTCCAAGAAACAAAGAAAGACAACAAGAGTTGACCACCCAAGACACTACATATGTGCATGACCGAGGCACAAAAAAAGGCTGTATAAATCACCATAAAGCATgtcaaagaaggaagaagagaagaatgaTAAGAAGATACCGATCAAAATAAAAGGTCAATCCGGAAGAGAGGCTGCACATGACATGAGTCggaaacaagaaagaaaagagaggagagatgaGCATAAACCAAGAGAAGGGGAATGAGAGATATATAGAAGAGGTCCGTCCTAGGCTGATACAGTGGAACCCCCTTTGGAGATGAGAACTGTGGATGGgtgatgaagagagagagagagagagagagagagagagagagttcatggGAATTAGAACCAAGAGAGAGGGACGCAAAGGGCAGGCGGGGGTAGAAGCAACCAACACGTGAAGAGGATTCATCTGCGCGACCTCTTCGAGTTATCTGCCCGCTGCAGCAGAGATCTAATGGAGGTGTGTCCAAAAGCCTAAAAGGAGGCATTGACAACAGGTGCAGGCCTGAGCTCAGTGTGCGTCGTACTGCCCCTTTGACTGCCTTTCTCACTCCAGATTGGGCGGGGTAAACAGTGCAGGGAAATTGGTGGTGCTCCCCATGCGCCCTGGGCCACCGATGCCAGTGTACTACTGTAGCAACATGGAAaggattagagagagagagagagcgccatTCGGATGACAAGGTGAGATGGGAAACTGACGGTGGAGGGCTCGCCGCAAGCTGCCGAGGGAGAGCATAGTATTTGGTGCTGGTGCAATAAGAGGTGTCGTCATGCATGGATTGGCGCCAATCAAAGCTTAGCGTTGCAGCGCATACAGCAGGAGCCACAGTACGTACTTTGTCCCCCGCATATGTCATGGTGTTTGGGGTGGTGGGATTTCTTGCCCTTATCCATTCAAGTCACCATTCCAAGTCCTGTTCAAAGGAATAAGGGTTTCCATGCCATATCCATGTTTTGTGTCTCCCATCGGATCCTACCAAATGTCCCATCATATTAATTTAGATAGCAATGGATCCATCCACCAATCAACACAACTTTGTCAGTGTTGATTTAGCTGAAAAAAATGCATTCATCAAATGATTATTATAAACCCAATTGATTGATTCAAAGTAAAGAGAgttaagaagattattctattttATAAGCATGTCAAGCCAAAGATGAGCTGGTACTTTCTCAATAATTTGCATCATATTAGCACGTAATCAATCATTATTGTAAATTCTTATTCCAATAAATGATCATCCTTGAACTAAAATCAGACATCATCTCTAATCATTATCATTGTATGGATGGCAAAAATAATAACATTATATTTTACCAAATAATTTCTTCTTATTATCGATGGCTAATATTTCATGTTGTATTTCATATTATGTATGTGTTTGTATGTGTGTCTTCGCTATAGATCGCAAGTCACGTGCATGTTTGTCCCAAAAATATCTTCAAGAGTGCATTTTGGAGAGGACAAAAGTGATTTGAGATTTCAAGGGCATCGTAATTTTGTTCATAGTAATGATGAATGATGCATTAAATCATTAACATATCAATGAAATCATTTATGAGATTATCATTATAATTAATAGGACTTAACCCACTTTTCATGGGTTGAATTTGTGAGTCATCATATTAACCAATTACTAATTCAATCAAATTCTAAttcaaacaataaaataaaatagaatcTCAACACAATTTACTTCTAGGGTTTAATTCTAGGTCTAACCAACATACAAAATTTATAGTATTGGTATTGTTACTACTATTACAAATCATATTTTGGGGTTACAAGtactttttaatatatttttaaatttaattatatttccaTGGAAAGAAAACAACAAAGTTCTTGAGGTGTGTTTCTCTCTTCTTCAAAGAGAATATGTTTGATCAAATTAAAATATCAAGACCTATTTCAAAATCTTCCATTTCTAAACTTCAAGTTGAAATTGCAAGCCACCTTCGCCTTCTCCATGACAGTCCATCATCTTTTATCCTTTTTAGATAATTTGACTCAAAAGGATAATTTAGAATTTTATCTGTCCATTCTAAAGTCTTTAAATCCAAAACTCTATACAATAATTCCCAATATTACATGAAGAACATGCCTCAACATCAACACTAAATATGAATATCATTATCAAATAGCATAtgacaataaaataataaaaatcctTTCACTTATCTCATACTCATCATTTCCTACAAAATCagaaactataataataataataacaataataataataataataataataataataataataataataataataataatgttttcttctttttttcttccaaCTGCCATAGCAACGACCTTGCGACGGTTGCGTTCCTTAAAAACCTAATGCACTGGTTCTCGTACCACTCACTCGTGTACCGGTATGATGATTGGGAAGAAGAGGTAGATTCTGCGGGACCCGTGGAGGGGTCCGATTCTGCCTCTCGGGTTGGAAGAGTTGGGTGAGTTGGGAATTACTATTTTTTATTGGTTTATGATGTATATATTTCGTGCCGCCACGCACTCTTCGGCTGTTTACACGGCGAGTCGTACAGTTttcgaagaggaggaagaagaagaagacgaagacgaagacgacgacgacgaagaagaagaagagcaaaaggAGAGACTTTTGGTTCGCTCAGCGGCGTCGCGGGCCAATGGCGTACCGGAGGAGGCACAGCGCGACGAAGTCGACCACCTTCGAGGACTGCCGGTCGTTCTTGGAGGAGCCGCCGTCGCCGCTCCCGGCCCAGCCCGCCCGGGCTTCCTCTGCCTATAGCCGCTCCGCTTCCTTCACATCGTCCTCCGTCTCCGCCTACCGGGATTCCGATCGACGGAGGCGTACCCAGGTGTGACCTCCGCTCCTCCGTCATTTTCCACTTTCTTCCCTTCGTTTCGTGCTCCTCGGATTCCGCCGATGGGATCTTCGTTTCGTTGATTTAGCGATTGATCGTCCCATGATCCCTGAATTTTGCCTGTGTCCTTCATCTTAGGGATGGAAATCGATATGCGAATTTGAGTCGATGTATCTTAGATTAGGTTTATTTGATTTGCGATTCGAAAAGGCCTCATCAGATAAGACGCAATTGGGCAAAGGACATATACTCTGAAACATAGATCAAGAGAAACATAGGCTCAATTTCTTGATCTTTAAGTGCATTTGAGGTCTGAGGAAATTACATGCTATTGTTTGATGTATATGCAAAGATCATCCATGGTACTCCTTGTTGCATTCTCCCAAACAATTCATTTGAGTCCATCAATACCACTTAACATATTCGATTCCTTATCTTTTTTTTGGGTGGGAGAGGGAAGCAATTGCATTATCACATCAAGAACACAACAGGTTTCTGTTAATTGGCTTTGCCAGACAAGATAAGTTTTTCTTTCATCAAATGGCTTTGGTGAAGAACACATTTTTTATCTGGTAGAAATACTTATATTTGTTTCTTTCAACTCAAAATAATCAGGCAATCTTGTTTGTGAGGTTATGGCACATTAAGATCGGTTCGATGCTTCTCGGAAAAAGTCTGGTCATAATTATTATTTAGGGTGATCACATATGCCTTACCGAAAAATTAGTGTCTATGTACTAGTAGCTTTTACTTGAACTATGATTTTGGATCTAATGACATAACATTTTGTTTCCTTTTTGCTTTGCTGTGGTGTTTTTCCCATTGGAGGAGTGAACCTTCTTTAGTATTCCAAGCTTTGGATTATGATCCATACTCTTCCCAGTTGTTGCACAACTGCAATTGCTTTGGATACTGAGACTCAAATCCTAAATGCAGTTCCAATCACCTTTAATATCTGAAAACCACCAGAGCACAAAAGTCTTAACCTCTTGGGGAGGATCGgataaaatatcttcttctctgaGGGAGATTGGTGGCACAACCAAAAGTGAATTTGAGGTGAGTTCCTGTAAACCTCATTGATTCTAGTGATTTTAGTTCAGCTGTCAACTCAATTAACTATCTGCAGCATTTCATCCAAAGGTAGCAAACATCATCCTTTGCTCTGTTTGCCTGAATGATCCATGACATGTCATTATTTTCAGAGTTCTGCTTCCGGAGTCTTATGATGGTTCATTTTTTGATAGGAAGAACATATGACGGCTGACATGATCCAAGAAACAGGGAAGCTGCAAATTAGAAGAAAACCTGGAGTTTCTGATACCACATTTCAATTTGCAGAACCATCTACCCCAACCAATCTGAATCATAACCAAGTCGGCTCCGAGGTCCAAGCGAAGGTTTCTGGCGATGTAAGGTGGCAACTGTGTATTGCTCGATCGCATAAAAGACCACTTTCACCATTATTGTTGGCTAAATTAATTCTCTTGCATAGTATGGTCAACTAGTAAGACACCTCAAATTTCCGAAAATGGAATTTTGTGCTTGAAACCATAAACTTAGGTTGTGGACTGTTGCTTCTGGGCATAAATGGTCTAAGACAATATCGTAGACAAGACTAAGGTAGTGCAATTCATAGACATCTAAGCTTCTTTTTGTTGGTCACTAGTCACTACACATTTTCTGCAAATGTCTTGTTGTCCTTCCTTGTTCATTGTAGATTTTAGCTGCCTTCGAAGTATCATTTATTTGTAGTTGTGTCTTCCTTTCTCTCTTGTTGCAGGTTGCAAATGTAATGGCTGCTAAGGCAAAGCTTCTTCTGAGGGAACTAAAGATCGTTAAAGCTGACTTGGCTACTGCGAAGGAGAGATGTGCTAAGCTTGaagaggagaacaagatat
The DNA window shown above is from Musa acuminata AAA Group cultivar baxijiao chromosome BXJ2-4, Cavendish_Baxijiao_AAA, whole genome shotgun sequence and carries:
- the LOC135608972 gene encoding uncharacterized protein LOC135608972 translates to MAYRRRHSATKSTTFEDCRSFLEEPPSPLPAQPARASSAYSRSASFTSSSVSAYRDSDRRRRTQFQSPLISENHQSTKVLTSWGGSDKISSSLREIGGTTKSEFEEEHMTADMIQETGKLQIRRKPGVSDTTFQFAEPSTPTNLNHNQVGSEVQAKVSGDVANVMAAKAKLLLRELKIVKADLATAKERCAKLEEENKILRENRQKGETPADDDLIRLQLETLLAEKARLAHENSIYARENRFLRETVEYHQFTMQEDIVYLDDQGIEEEAEAYPIHQMQPFYAPLQSVPEGSSPVLPSSPSPSMHSSSSELNTTAETMPTAEGSMMMMQQQQHPYPF